ATGAACATCTTCACCTTTTTATTTTCCCCTCCATTCCAGAGCAACTCAGTACTCATGCATGCTGCTTAGCTATATGTTAGAGCATAAGATGGGCAAAGAGAAGGTGGTAACGAAGCTCAAGCAACTGGAGACAAGCATGAGCTCGGGTCGCAAGTGTAAGTATAGTCGCATTCCAAGTGCCCTTCTTTTTGCTGTCCTCCTGCCCTTGCATTGTTTAGACAATGGAAAGGACTTTTATGGATGCTGTGAATCTCTGGGAGAAAATCATGCTGAGTGTTCTTTTagttgcagaattcagcttctcACAATGTCAGGTTTCAACTGCAAAGAGGCTTGAAGAAGTATGGGCCGTGCCTGCTGGAATTGCAGAACCCCAGGGGGTGACCGAATGCAGTTTCCAAATTGTCAGGAAAGGTTTTGGTGCCCTGTAATATAGTTCTTCAAGGAAAGCTTTAGTGGGCAGGCCTACCTGGGTATGTGCCAGAGCTCTATCCCCTCATTGGCTGTTGTGGGAGTTAAAGCAACTTCAGCATTGCCTTATGCAGAGTCATCACAACTCTCAATTGTCTTAAGAAACTCCTGAGACTGGTGCAACTCTCACAACGGCCAATGAGATTCTTCCAGGAGCCTCTACAGCCTTTTGGAGAATCCCTCTTGGTCTCtggcagggaaggaagagaaagtgcCTGGCAgggcatttctctctctctcattctgtcAGAGGCCAGTGTGGCTGGGATGCTCCCAGTGATGGTGGGATCTCTGTTGGCCTTGGGCCGCAGGGTGAGAGGAAGAGTTAAGTTGGAGTCTTCATCTTTGCTCTCCCTAGAGGCCAGTGGTGAGACTTCTGCTACCACTGTGAGCATGCTGGGAAGAACAGAAGGAGCTTCCTATCTGTCGCCAAGCCCACCTTGCTTGCCCCATGTCTGGTAAGTGGCAGAGGGGCAAGCCAGGGTGGCAGTATGCATGTGCATGCACTATCAAGTGTGGTGGACTTTGACACCAACGCTTTACCCCTTCCACTGATCTGCAAACCCGGAATGCTTAATGCCAAAAGCAGCACGTCCATTTAGCAGAAGAAGAGCCATTATTGATGTTTGCTCAGTTTACGTTCAGTTTTATATAGGTTGCAGAATACAGCTTTCCTTGGTATAGGTTTTCTCTTTGTATTAAACACAGTGCTGGCAGCAGGGAATGTTTACAAAGGAAgtctacacacacacagttcccaTTCCTCCAATTAtatattgagaatatttatatacttctattctattacaaaaaaaaaatcacaaagtggTTCGCATAGTAGAGGAATGGAAAGATAGTTCCCTGTTCCAAATAAGctcataatcttaaaaaaaaaaaaaaaaaaaaaaatcacaccagcACACAAAGgggataccagcaacagccactgggaaggTTGCTTTGCTTGGATGATTAGGGactgttgctctccccctgctaaatataagaggaacaccacttatAAAAATGCCTCCTTACCCAGATAGAAGGGGTAATTACTTAAATCAACTTTGAACAATTACACAACATATAGTGCCACCAGTGTCTATGAGGTGAAAGATAATTATTGAAATAAACACTTCTAATTTTAAGCACATGATTATTCCCAGAGATAACTGTAGAGTGTTGGTGCCCTTCAGAAGAAGTGTGGAAAGAGGTTTATTGTCCCTGCAGATGAAATAGGCACTTTATTTCAGAGGCTGTGGTTAGTTTTCCTGTTGGACTGGCATTACCCAATGTGATGAAGCAATGCTGTTTCATTCCACATAATAGAGAAGATTGTACTGGTTTGGAGACTGGATTAGTGAGCATGCCAAAGGAGCTACTGGAATATGTAGTTACCACTACTTTTGGAAAGAATCCAAGGAGTGAAATGATGGAAAGTGGGACATGCCACTATTGAGATGCTTTCAAAATTTGAATCCCACattttaggttttaaaaaaaggttttaaaaaggtttaaaaaaaaaaaaaagcttttatcTCTTAAAATCTAGAATTCACATTTccagaaaaaggaaaaatctTTTTAACCATAGCATAATGTGTGTTCCAGTATGCAATGAATGGAGTTCATTTTTCTGTCCAATCGATGGCACTGCTCCAGATCTTCAATGAATTACATCCATTAATTTGCTAATTTCCGCAGTTTCCCAGTATTTTAATTAGCTGCCTTCTGATCAAAAGTTGTAAAAGATCCATAAGTTCTTGAAGACAAGGAAGAACTGTTCCCCCTCTTTCTCAGGGacctcacccacccacctacccacccacctccatgcatagtgagtgtgtgtgtgtgtgtgtgagagagagtgcaaATTctctaaattattattattgttattgttattgttattgttattattattattattattattattattattattattattattattattattattattattattagcagtttattattattaacaattattattaattattattatttttaatagaaaCTTGTCTGCCTTGTTTCTCAGCATCTTTATTAAGGTGTTCAAATGTGCAGATGTTTCAAATTGCAGTTATGAAATCTGTTGCTTGATAGTGAGACAGTTGATCTGGTAGAAGAACTCTCATGGGTTGGGTAGTGGCTGCTTCCCATTTCTCCTCAGTCACACTTTTCAGCTTGAGACAAAGCTGTGTTGAATATGGCTGTCTGCTCCCTTACTGCAAAACTTGTGGTTAGGGGCATGGTCTTAGAAAAGGCAGAAACAAGGCCTCAAAAAGCAAGGTTAGGAGCGTGCCAGGAGAACATGAGGAAGATGGCAAGATGAGGGCGTCTCGGACAGGAAAAGGATGGACAGAGAGATTTGTGTGTATCATCGGGAGCTGCCAGAAGACAGGAAGGTTGAAGTTCTCAAAATGACTTGGAAGAACTAATAACAACCACATAATAACCAACGAAATGTTTGGTATCTAATATTCTACCACACCTGCACATCACTTTTCTTCCAAAGAACTCAAACTTGAATATCCTGCACTCTGTCTTATGCTGCTGTGGCTTTCAGCTCTTTTATGTGCTTTATTTTGAACCTTCTTCCccatgtgcagagtgtctttACCTCACAGATAACCCCGTTTGTAAGAAAGTTATATTTGTCACAGGCCTAGAAGCGACTGGCCTGTAGAATTCTCTAGTCGAGGGAAGCCATCTCCCATAGGTTCCTAGCCTCCACGAATACATTGACCTAACCTTGGTGCATTTTTTCTTGCAGTGTTCAGGCTTGGCAACATGGTGCATGCCTTTGTGGCAACCAGGAGAGCCACCCGTTTGCCGGACCTGGTCCCCCGCTTTTGCCTGACATTCTCCAACCTGAACCGCACCCTGTACTTCATCTGCGACACGATCCTGTGGGTACGAAGCGTGGGGCTGTGCTCAGACATCAATAAGAAGAAGTGGCGTCACCGGGCCACCAAATGCTATTACTATTCCCTGGTGCTGAACCTGATCGAGGACGTGTATGAGCTCTGCTGGCGCATGGAGCAGACAGTGCGGACGGAGAAAGCGCAGACGGACTTGCCTCCTAACAGCCAGCGAGTCCAGAACTTGGTTTCCCTGCTCACTGGTGGGCTGCAGCCTTTTCTCCTGCTCCTCTGCCTCACACTGAGGAAACATCCTCCTCTGTTGCTCGACACAGTGAAGAACCTTTGTGACCTCTCTAGCCCGTTAGACCGGCTGGGAATCTGCAAGACCAACCCAGGAATAATTGGACTTTGTGGCATTATTTCCTCCATTGTGGGAATCCTCACAGTTGCCAGCCCTCGTCTGAGGCTAAAGCCTTGACTTGGGGAGCTTCTCCAACAGCTTCTGTTTCGCAGCGTGGCACTTAGTAAATAAAACACGAAGGGCATTCTCGCTGTCAATGAGCAAGTTCTCTGGAACCAGCCTCCGATCCTCTTCTGCCCGCTTGCCTTTATGAATGAAGATTTTGCTCCAAGGCAGCAACTCAGTGCAAAGAGCAACTCATTGACAGCACTTAAATGATGGAGCAAAACTTTTCTGTGGCTATGCAACAGAGAAAGCAGAAGTGTATAGAACTGCCGCAAGTGAAGACTGTATCTGAATGTGGAAAAAATGGCATGTGTCCACATTGGACACAATAATGTGGCTGAGACTTTGGGCCAAGCTGTACATTGTGTTAAACATGCCATTTGGCCTtgttttttttgtggtttttaaaaacttaaataGTTGCAGAGGGTCTTGAAAGGACCACAGCGTACTAGGGAAGGGGTTCCCCTTTCACTGCAGACCTGATAAAAATGGCCCTCTGAAGCTGTTGTTTACTCCAGGAAGGAACTTGCAGTTGTCACCTCTGGCAGGTTCCCTTCTGATGCAATTAGCAGCTTGGGGTTGGGCGTTTCTCATCAGGCCATGGTAGGTTGgagaaggtttttttaaaaaaaaaaaaaaagtttatgcaCCATAGCAGAGCAAGACTCTTAAACCTCTCTCCTTCTTTGCCTTTGTTTAATCTTGCTGCAAGTCCCATAGGCCTTGTGAGATTTTTGGTTAAGCAGGTTTTACTGGGTTTTGAGAGGCAACTACACAACAGCCCATATGCACCACAAGCAGCATATCTTAATTCCCTGACCAAAGCTGCCTCTCTCAACTTCTGACAAGCAAAGATGCTGACCCTGAAAAGACAGACTTCAAAAACAGTATTTGTTTAAGCAGTTAATGTTTCCTCTGCTGATTACTTTGAAGTGACAGGGGTAGTTTAAGGGCTCTTTTGTCAAAGGACttcattttaaaacattgcaAAAGCAGGTTAGACAGGACTTTAACAAGTACCTCTACTCTTATTCACCTGTGCCTTTTTTTGTGTTAAGGTTACTTATAATACAAGAGTGATGTTTCGCACCCATCTGTTTTGCACCTGCCTGAGACTTTGTGCCCATCCAgggagggcattttcaaaggtTCCATGATCCAAAGATCATATCATTTCATTCCCCCTCTCTGGAAGAAAGCAGAGTTTTAAGTCCTGCTGATTGCTAGGCGTGTGTTTTTAATCAGCGCCTAAGCATTAGATCGTCTGTTAACCAAACCAGCTACTTGCTAGCCTAGCTTGTTAAAGCAGTAGcacagctttctttttctttttaagtaacAGTGCTGTTTTTCTCTTACCTTGACCCTTTCTATACTATATGCCTCCTGGTCTTTGTGTTCTTAAGGGCCCAGAGGCAGGCATTACTGATACTTGCTGGTTCTTCCTGTCTGTGCTTTTGTATTTCTATTGCTTCTCTGTAGAGGCAAGTTTGGAAATGTTTTTCTGTAGATAGCGTCTGAGTTTGGCCAAACCTCATCTCATGTTTTTAGAACATTCTTCACCACTGCGGATCTCTCTGCTTGCAGCAGGCAGCAATATCTATAACGCCCTTTTATCCTCGGGGCCACGCTCCTCTTTGTTGTACATATATGCACCTTGCCACAACTACAGGGTATACAGTATAGCCCAGCTGCAGAAAGAGGGTGTCTTGAATCCTTCACAGAGTGTAGAGCTTGTTGGACCTTCTGTGTTGGCTTGTAGATAGGTCTTAGTTTAGCCTTCTCCAGCACCTTACCTATCAGATCTGTTACATACTTTAACAATCTAGGATAGCAAATGGCTGGTTGTTTGGCTGATCAGCACCTAACCTAATGCTTAGTTCTGATTATTGAAAACACATGCCTAGCAATTAGTAGAACTTCAAACTCTGCTTtcttccaggaaggggggatggaATGGGGGTGATCTTTGGATCACAGAACCTTTGAAAATGTGCTCTTCAGATGGGGGCGAAATGTCAGGAGAGGGATTTTGTTGGACCATGGCCTTCGAGCCAGGACACTTTTAACTGGACTACTGAACATTCTGTCCATGAAAGTATGTATGTATTCAGTTGAAGTCCCTTGATGCCAGAGAAAGCTTCCCTTCCGGATTTAGTAGCAGCTGAGGTaggggaaaaggggaaaatagccccgcccccacacacacaaacagtggTCCTGAT
The DNA window shown above is from Tiliqua scincoides isolate rTilSci1 chromosome 8, rTilSci1.hap2, whole genome shotgun sequence and carries:
- the PEX11A gene encoding peroxisomal membrane protein 11A isoform X2; this translates as MEAFVDFTNQTQGRERLLRATQYSCMLLSYMLEHKMGKEKVVTKLKQLETSMSSGRKSNLNRTLYFICDTILWVRSVGLCSDINKKKWRHRATKCYYYSLVLNLIEDVYELCWRMEQTVRTEKAQTDLPPNSQRVQNLVSLLTGGLQPFLLLLCLTLRKHPPLLLDTVKNLCDLSSPLDRLGICKTNPGIIGLCGIISSIVGILTVASPRLRLKP
- the PEX11A gene encoding peroxisomal membrane protein 11A isoform X1 — its product is MEAFVDFTNQTQGRERLLRATQYSCMLLSYMLEHKMGKEKVVTKLKQLETSMSSGRKLFRLGNMVHAFVATRRATRLPDLVPRFCLTFSNLNRTLYFICDTILWVRSVGLCSDINKKKWRHRATKCYYYSLVLNLIEDVYELCWRMEQTVRTEKAQTDLPPNSQRVQNLVSLLTGGLQPFLLLLCLTLRKHPPLLLDTVKNLCDLSSPLDRLGICKTNPGIIGLCGIISSIVGILTVASPRLRLKP